From the Bacteroidia bacterium genome, the window TAACGCCATCTTCTGCAGTTGCAGCATCGTGACATCCGCTATAGGCACATGATGCAGTTATTATTGGCTGAATGGTGTTTTTAAAATAAACCGTATCGGTGCTGCAATCTTCAGTGGCAGTGCTGTCATCGGTTGCTATAGCTAAGTCCTGCGGCTCGTGCTTACAGGAAGCTGCTGCAATTGTCAGTAGCATCAACCAAAAAAATATTGTTTTATTCATGCATGATTCAATTTTAAAACAAATAAAAAAGATATCTTTTAATTGTAGTCAATAAAAATGTATTAATGGGAAAATATAATGGCTGAAAGGTAATAAACATAAATATTCATTGTTTCAACATCAACATTTGAGTTACTTTTGCTCAAATATTTAAGATATGAACGGCATGCTTTTATTTTTAGATAATCTTGGTGGGGGTGAATTATTAGTGATCATGGTGTTTGTATTATTCTTCTTCGGTTCAAAAAAAGTACCTGACTTGGCCAGAGGGCTTGGTCGTGCCAGCCGCGAGTTTAAAGATGCTATGAATGGTGTACAACGCGAAATTGAGCAGAGTATGCAAACCCCGCCACCATCACCACAACAACCTCCAAAAACCATTGAAAAGCCTGATACCCCCGAAAATAATGGGGGTATAGATGAAAAAAATGCCTGATTTTAGGTGAAAGGCCCTGTTTTTTAGGGGGGTGTTTGAAAAAAAACGATATTTTTCTTGACATTGCCCTTTTTTTCAATGTATTTTTACCCCGTTTTTAAAAAATCAAACACTATATGAGCAATGTTCGCTTTCGTGCCCTCGATGCTACCAATGGGCGCATACCTGTAAAAATAACCCCTCCGTCAGTAAAGGTATCTGACTATTTTGCAACAAACGTTTTCACCAAAGAAGCTATGTTTAAGTTCTTACCTAAGAACGCATTTAATGCTGTAATGTCAGCAATAGATACAGGTGAGAAAATAGACCGTAAAATAGCTGGTGAAATTGCCCATGGTATGAAAGAGTGGGCCATCAGCAAAGGTGCTACACACTACACACATTGGTTTCAACCGCTAACCGGAGCTACTGCCGAAAAACATGATAGCTTTTTCGACATGAGCAATGATAACTCATTCGAACATTTTTCAGGAAGTTCTTTAGTGCAACAAGAGCCTGATGCAAGTAGTTTTCCAAGTGGAGGAATAAGAAATACTTTCGAAGCACGTGGCTATACGGCATGGGATCCGGGTTCTCCGGCATTTATTATTGAAAGCCCAAATGGACGCACCCTTTGTATTCCTACAATTTATGTCTCTTACACAGGTGAAACACTTGACTATAAAGCACCATTGTTAAAAGCATTGCATACACTGAATGAAGTAGCTGTTCCTGTAGCACAATATTTTGATAAAGACATCACACGCATTAGTACAACATTGGGCATTGAACAGGAATATTTCTTAGTTGACACTTCTTTGTTTTATGCACGACCTGATTTGGCCATTACCGGAAGAACAGTGTTCGGTCATTCACCGGCAAAAGGACAACAATTAGAAGATCATTATTTCGGTTCTATTCCCGACAGAGTAAATGCCTTTATGCACGATTTTGAAATTGAAGCCTACAAACTTGGCATTCCATTAAAGACACGTCATAATGAAGTAGCACCATGTCAGTTTGAATGTGCTCCTATTTTTGAAGAAATAAATCTTGCTGTTGATCACAATCAGCTTCTTATGGATTTAATGGATAAAGTTGCCCGCAGACATCAATTCAAAGTATTGTTTCATGAAAAA encodes:
- a CDS encoding twin-arginine translocase TatA/TatE family subunit, translated to MNGMLLFLDNLGGGELLVIMVFVLFFFGSKKVPDLARGLGRASREFKDAMNGVQREIEQSMQTPPPSPQQPPKTIEKPDTPENNGGIDEKNA